In the genome of Sciurus carolinensis chromosome 3, mSciCar1.2, whole genome shotgun sequence, one region contains:
- the LOC124979569 gene encoding olfactory receptor 1468-like, producing MTRKIQTLISEFLLLDLPIQQEHKNLFYALLLAIYLITILGNLLLLILLHLDSSLHTPMYLFLSNMSFSYLCSSSVTMSKLLQNLQSQIPSIPCAGCMKQTYFFLFYGNLMSFLFMAMAYDCYVAILFPLQHPHELKLCLSLVVLFWVLNMFYSFLYLLLIHRLSLSADNVIPHLSCEISTLLKLACTYTHVNELMLFIIGGVVFIPVLLILLSYTRNMSSILEVPSAQSICKAFSTCGSHIFVVLLFYGTVIGLYLCPSANNSTVKDTVVALKYTVVTLMLNHFIYSLRNRVMKEAPRRALYKKKIPFHV from the exons ATGACCA GAAAAATCCAAACTCTCATCTCAGAGTTTCTCCTCCTGGACCTTCCCATTCAGCAAGAGCACAAGAACCTGTTCTATGCCCTGTTACTGGCCATATATCTTATCACCATCCTGGggaacctcctcctcctcatcctccttcaCCTGGActcctctctccacacacccatgtattTGTTTCTCAGCAACATGTCCTTCTCTTATCTCTGCTCTTCCTCTGTCACAATGTCCAAATTGCTACAGAACTTGCAAAGCCAAATTCCATCCATCCCCTGTGCAGGCTGCATGAAACAAActtacttctttttgttttatggaAACCTTATGAGTTTCCTCTTCATGGCCATGGCCTATgactgctatgtggccatttTATTCCCCCTCCAGCACCCTCATGAGCTCAAGCTCTGTCTCTCCCTGGTGGTGCTGTTCTGGGTGCTGAACATGTTCTATTCCTTCTTGTACCTCCTGCTCATTCACAGATTGTCTTTGTCTGCAGACAATGTGATCCCACACCTTTCCTGTGAAATATCCACCCTGCTGAAGTTGGCCTGCACCTACACTCATGTTAATGAGTTGATGCTATTTATTATAGGAGGAGTTGTTTTCATCCCAGTCCTACTCATTCTTTTGTCCTATACAAGGAACATGTCCTCCATTCTTGAAGTCCCTTCTGCTCAAAGTATCtgcaaggccttctccacctgtggctcccacatTTTTGTGGTGTTGCTGTTCTATGGGACAGTCATTGGTCTCTACTTATGTCCATCAGCTAATAATTCAACTGTGAAAGATACCGTCGTGGCTCTGAAGTACACAGTTGTGACTCTAATGCTGAACCACTTCATCTACAGTCTAAGAAACAGAGTCATGAAGGAAGCTCCAAGAAGAGCcctttataagaagaaaattccCTTCCATGTGTGA